A region from the Mustela erminea isolate mMusErm1 chromosome 10, mMusErm1.Pri, whole genome shotgun sequence genome encodes:
- the HORMAD1 gene encoding HORMA domain-containing protein 1 isoform X4 — MLCKKNTHIFQVVNETKRIPSLVGKQSIKQVIQLRMVVLAVYTNPEDPQTISECYQFKFKYTSNGPVMDFISKNQNSESSMSSADTKKASILLIRKIYILMQNLGPLPNDVCLTMKLFYYDEVTPPDYQPPGFKDGDCEGVIFEGEPMYLNVGEVPTPFHTFKVKVTTEKERMENIDSAILSPKQLKTPLQKILMDKDDIEDEQEHYISDDFDLETKMEEQKKTPGSSDLGEPNLVCEEDEIMRSKESLDLSISHSQVEQLVCKTSELDVSESKTRSGKIFQNKMANGNQPVKSSKENRKRSQLEPGRTVLHHFDSSSQESVPKRRKFSEPKEHI; from the exons ATGCTTTGCAAAAAAAATAC ACACATATTCCAGGTGGTCAACGAGACAAAGAGGATCCCTTCTCTAGTGggaaaacagtcaataaaacaagtAATTCAG ctAAGGATGGTTGTTCTAgct gtataCACCAATCCAGAAGACCCTCAG ACAATTTCAGAATGTTACCAATTTAAATTCAAGTACACTAGTAATGGACCAGTCATGGACTTCATAAG TAAAAACCAAAACAGTGAATCTAGTATGTCATCTGCTGACACCAAGAAAGCAAGTATTCTCCTGATTCGCAAGATTTATATTCTAATGCAAAATCTGGGACCTTTACCTAATGATGTTTGTTTGACCATGAAACTTTTCTACTACGATGAAG TCACACCCCCAGACTACCAGCCTCCTGGTTTTAAGGATGGTGATTGTGAAGGAGTGATATTTGAAGGGGAGCCTATGTACTTAAATGTGGGAGAAGTCCCAACACCTTTTCACACCTTCAAAGTAAAAGTAACTACTGAAAAAGAACGAATGGAAAATATTGATTCAGCTATATTATcaccaaaacaattaaaaacaccACTTCAAAAAATTCTCATGGACAAAGATGATATAGAAGATGAACAGGAGCATTATATAAGT GATGATTTTGACCTTGAGACTAAAATGGAAGAGCAGAAAAAAACCCCTGGATCTTCTGATCTTGGAG aaccaAATTTAGTTTGTGAGGAAGATGAAATTATGAGGTCTAAAGAAAGTCTAGATCTTTCAATTTCTCATTCTCAG GTTGAACAGTTAGTCTGTAAAACATCTGAACTTGATGTGTCTGAAAGCAAAACAAGAAGTGGAAAAATCTTTCAGAATAAAATG GCTAATGGAAATCAACCAGTAAAATCTTCTAAAGAAAATCGGAAGAGAAGTCAACTTGAACCTGGGAGAACA GTCCTTCATCACTTTGATTCTTCCAGTCAAGAGTCagtaccaaaaagaagaaagtttagtGAACCAAAGgagcatatataa
- the HORMAD1 gene encoding HORMA domain-containing protein 1 isoform X5: protein MLRCFAKKIPKDGCSSCIHQSRRPSGFFETISECYQFKFKYTSNGPVMDFISKNQNSESSMSSADTKKASILLIRKIYILMQNLGPLPNDVCLTMKLFYYDEVTPPDYQPPGFKDGDCEGVIFEGEPMYLNVGEVPTPFHTFKVKVTTEKERMENIDSAILSPKQLKTPLQKILMDKDDIEDEQEHYISDDFDLETKMEEQKKTPGSSDLGEPNLVCEEDEIMRSKESLDLSISHSQVEQLVCKTSELDVSESKTRSGKIFQNKMANGNQPVKSSKENRKRSQLEPGRTVLHHFDSSSQESVPKRRKFSEPKEHI from the exons ATGCTACGATGCTTTGCAAAAAAAATAC ctAAGGATGGTTGTTCTAgct gtataCACCAATCCAGAAGACCCTCAG GCTTTTTTGAG ACAATTTCAGAATGTTACCAATTTAAATTCAAGTACACTAGTAATGGACCAGTCATGGACTTCATAAG TAAAAACCAAAACAGTGAATCTAGTATGTCATCTGCTGACACCAAGAAAGCAAGTATTCTCCTGATTCGCAAGATTTATATTCTAATGCAAAATCTGGGACCTTTACCTAATGATGTTTGTTTGACCATGAAACTTTTCTACTACGATGAAG TCACACCCCCAGACTACCAGCCTCCTGGTTTTAAGGATGGTGATTGTGAAGGAGTGATATTTGAAGGGGAGCCTATGTACTTAAATGTGGGAGAAGTCCCAACACCTTTTCACACCTTCAAAGTAAAAGTAACTACTGAAAAAGAACGAATGGAAAATATTGATTCAGCTATATTATcaccaaaacaattaaaaacaccACTTCAAAAAATTCTCATGGACAAAGATGATATAGAAGATGAACAGGAGCATTATATAAGT GATGATTTTGACCTTGAGACTAAAATGGAAGAGCAGAAAAAAACCCCTGGATCTTCTGATCTTGGAG aaccaAATTTAGTTTGTGAGGAAGATGAAATTATGAGGTCTAAAGAAAGTCTAGATCTTTCAATTTCTCATTCTCAG GTTGAACAGTTAGTCTGTAAAACATCTGAACTTGATGTGTCTGAAAGCAAAACAAGAAGTGGAAAAATCTTTCAGAATAAAATG GCTAATGGAAATCAACCAGTAAAATCTTCTAAAGAAAATCGGAAGAGAAGTCAACTTGAACCTGGGAGAACA GTCCTTCATCACTTTGATTCTTCCAGTCAAGAGTCagtaccaaaaagaagaaagtttagtGAACCAAAGgagcatatataa
- the HORMAD1 gene encoding HORMA domain-containing protein 1 isoform X6 has protein sequence MLGCYDALQKKYTHIPGGQRDKEDPFSSGKTVNKTSNSAKDGCSSCIHQSRRPSGFFETISECYQFKFKYTSNGPVMDFISKNQNSESSMSSADTKKASILLIRKIYILMQNLGPLPNDVCLTMKLFYYDEVTPPDYQPPGFKDGDCEGVIFEGEPMYLNVGEVPTPFHTFKVKVTTEKERMENIDSAILSPKQLKTPLQKILMDKDDIEDEQEHYISDDFDLETKMEEQKKTPGSSDLGEPNLVCEEDEIMRSKESLDLSISHSQVEQLVCKTSELDVSESKTRSGKIFQNKMANGNQPVKSSKENRKRSQLEPGRTVLHHFDSSSQESVPKRRKFSEPKEHI, from the exons aTGCTAGGATGCTACGATGCTTTGCAAAAAAAATAC ACACATATTCCAGGTGGTCAACGAGACAAAGAGGATCCCTTCTCTAGTGggaaaacagtcaataaaacaagtAATTCAG ctAAGGATGGTTGTTCTAgct gtataCACCAATCCAGAAGACCCTCAG GCTTTTTTGAG ACAATTTCAGAATGTTACCAATTTAAATTCAAGTACACTAGTAATGGACCAGTCATGGACTTCATAAG TAAAAACCAAAACAGTGAATCTAGTATGTCATCTGCTGACACCAAGAAAGCAAGTATTCTCCTGATTCGCAAGATTTATATTCTAATGCAAAATCTGGGACCTTTACCTAATGATGTTTGTTTGACCATGAAACTTTTCTACTACGATGAAG TCACACCCCCAGACTACCAGCCTCCTGGTTTTAAGGATGGTGATTGTGAAGGAGTGATATTTGAAGGGGAGCCTATGTACTTAAATGTGGGAGAAGTCCCAACACCTTTTCACACCTTCAAAGTAAAAGTAACTACTGAAAAAGAACGAATGGAAAATATTGATTCAGCTATATTATcaccaaaacaattaaaaacaccACTTCAAAAAATTCTCATGGACAAAGATGATATAGAAGATGAACAGGAGCATTATATAAGT GATGATTTTGACCTTGAGACTAAAATGGAAGAGCAGAAAAAAACCCCTGGATCTTCTGATCTTGGAG aaccaAATTTAGTTTGTGAGGAAGATGAAATTATGAGGTCTAAAGAAAGTCTAGATCTTTCAATTTCTCATTCTCAG GTTGAACAGTTAGTCTGTAAAACATCTGAACTTGATGTGTCTGAAAGCAAAACAAGAAGTGGAAAAATCTTTCAGAATAAAATG GCTAATGGAAATCAACCAGTAAAATCTTCTAAAGAAAATCGGAAGAGAAGTCAACTTGAACCTGGGAGAACA GTCCTTCATCACTTTGATTCTTCCAGTCAAGAGTCagtaccaaaaagaagaaagtttagtGAACCAAAGgagcatatataa